Proteins from one Belonocnema kinseyi isolate 2016_QV_RU_SX_M_011 chromosome 8, B_treatae_v1, whole genome shotgun sequence genomic window:
- the LOC117178308 gene encoding LOW QUALITY PROTEIN: tRNA (cytosine(72)-C(5))-methyltransferase NSUN6 (The sequence of the model RefSeq protein was modified relative to this genomic sequence to represent the inferred CDS: substituted 2 bases at 2 genomic stop codons): MEFPDIPVIKSPFKNREDIENEFKKEFWKINKSGKGLEDSEIEEELDILRRWLSSAPKNIVYRVNMLLTSNNDVVACIKNNLHMQMKIKGHFRPLPAIKTFENVPELIIVNTWDDDIELDLKIQTKEIIVDAKCGEAVIRGANVFAPGIVGMPHGLKVGQSVSVFADTVHGCKKGLIKQYDKEDKLFLGNGIVQMTREDIFGHEVQNASFXCGIAIVINDVISRHPQLNDKYFQERLVLLXNLPSIICSRVLNPQPGEIILDMCAAPGHKTTHISALMEGKGIIMALEKNKNKIENLKKHCKYFAAKNVHAFCFDSTKASSDIKNRPVLEGPPFSKESFDRILLDGPCSASGQRPQIFNPITVPQLNSYIPLQRKLFSTAVELLKPGGILVYSTCSITIGENESIVAWALKTYPILKLKSEKDKMLALQLSEHGTLGFSIEGLTLEESNSLFRFGPESDSIGFFIACFTKEKSIV; encoded by the exons atggAGTTCCCCGACATTCCAGTGATAAAATCGCCTTTTAAGAATAGAGAAGatatagaaaatgaatttaaaaaagagttttggAAGATAAACAAGTCTGGAAAAGGTCTAGAAGACTCAGAAATTGag GAGGAATTGGATATTTTAAGAAGGTGGTTAAGTTCTGCgcctaaaaatattgtttataggGTCAATATGTTATTAACAAGTAATAATGATGTTGTtgcttgtataaaaaataatcttcacatg CAAATGAAAATAAAGGGGCATTTTCGTCCACTACCAGctatcaaaacatttgaaaatgtcCCAGAATTAATTATTGTCAATACTTGGGATGATGACATTGAACTGGACCTAAAAATTCAAACGAAAGAAATTATCGTTGACGCAAAATGTGGAGAAGCAGTAATTCGAGGGGCAAATGTTTTTGCTCCTGGTATAGTTGGAATGCCTCATG GTTTAAAAGTGGGCCAAAGTGTCAGTGTATTTGCTGATACTGTTCACGGTTGTAAAAAAGGACTAATTAAACAATACGATAAAGAGGATAAGTTGTTTCTCGGAAACGGAATTGTTCAAATGACTAGAGAAGATATTTTTGGACACGAAGTTCAAAATGCGAGTTTTTAATG tggTATTGCAATAGTGATAAATGATGTAATTTCGAGACATCCGCaactaaatgataaatattttcaagaacggttggtattactttaaaatttaccttCGATAATTTGCTCTCGAGTATTAAATCCACAGCCAGGTGAAATTATTCTTGATATGTGTGCAGCTCCAGGACATAAAACTACACATATTTCAGCATTGATGGAAGGAAAA GGGATCATAATGGcactcgaaaaaaataaaaacaagatcgaaaatttgaaaaaacactgCAAATATTTCGCTGCCAAAAATGTTCACGCATTTTGCTTCGACTCGACAAAAGCATCAAGTGATATTAAAAACAGGCCAGTTCTCGAAGGACCACCTTTTTCTAAAGAAAGTTTCGATCGGATTTTATTGGACGGCCCTTGCAGTGCTTCCGGACAAAGaccacaaattttcaacccgatcACAGTACCTCAACTTAATTCGTACATTCCTCTACAAAGGAAACTATTTTCCAct GCAGTCGAACTTCTAAAACCTGGTGGCATCTTAGTTTACAGTACTTGTTCAATTACCATAGGAGAAAATGAAAGCATTGTTGCCTGGGCATTAAAAACGTATCCAATTTTGAAACTCAAATCTGAAAAAGACAAAATGCTGGCCTTGCAATTATCAGAACATGGAACTCTCGGATTCAGTATCGAAGGATTGACATTGGAGGAGTCCAATTCGTTATTCAGATTTGGACCTGAAAGTGATAGTATTGGATTTTTTATAGCATGTTTTACTAAAGAGAAATCTATAGTGTGA